From one Crocosphaera sp. UHCC 0190 genomic stretch:
- a CDS encoding bestrophin family protein, with translation MKRGRLSAENLESRQWFRLLLQWQGSVMPAILPRVMFCAGFSVVITILYESGINLDLPIDSGLVPSIVLGLLLVFRTNTAYERYWEGRKLWGTLINTVRNIARTIWVTIREDSVKDHQEKIAILRLLVAFAIATKLHLRLEPPNEELVKFMPRQCYEKLQTMNNPPLEIAFWIGDYLQQQYEKNCIDSYQLMTMFKLLDTMVDVLGACERILKTPIPLAYSIHLKQLLLLYCLTLPFQFVDDVKWVTPPIVALISFTVFGIEEIGIEIENPFGYDANDLPLDKICQTMEKNIEDLVTLAPCVRHWKDRMNDFV, from the coding sequence ATGAAAAGGGGACGATTATCAGCAGAAAATCTCGAAAGTAGACAGTGGTTTCGTCTCCTTTTGCAATGGCAAGGCTCAGTGATGCCTGCCATTTTACCCCGTGTTATGTTCTGTGCGGGTTTTAGTGTGGTGATCACAATTTTATATGAGTCTGGGATTAATTTGGACTTACCTATCGACAGTGGGTTAGTGCCTAGTATTGTTTTGGGTTTGTTGTTAGTGTTTCGGACTAATACTGCCTATGAAAGATATTGGGAAGGACGAAAACTCTGGGGAACTTTAATTAATACGGTGCGAAATATAGCCCGAACAATTTGGGTGACAATTCGAGAAGATAGCGTTAAAGATCATCAAGAAAAGATTGCTATCCTCCGCCTTTTGGTTGCCTTTGCTATCGCTACTAAATTGCATTTACGTTTAGAGCCACCTAACGAAGAATTAGTCAAATTCATGCCACGACAATGTTATGAAAAATTACAAACTATGAATAATCCTCCTCTAGAAATAGCTTTTTGGATTGGGGATTATTTACAACAACAATATGAAAAAAACTGTATTGATTCTTATCAACTGATGACCATGTTTAAACTATTAGATACTATGGTTGATGTCCTTGGGGCCTGTGAAAGAATCCTTAAAACCCCTATTCCTTTAGCCTATTCTATCCATTTAAAACAGTTATTATTATTATATTGTTTAACCCTTCCCTTTCAATTTGTAGATGATGTAAAATGGGTAACTCCACCCATTGTTGCTTTAATTAGTTTTACTGTGTTTGGCATTGAGGAAATAGGGATTGAAATTGAAAATCCTTTTGGCTATGATGCTAATGATTTACCCTTAGATAAAATTTGTCAAACCATGGAAAAGAATATTGAAGACTTGGTTACTCTAGCACCTTGTGTCAGACATTGGAAAGATCGCATGAATGATTTTGTTTAA
- a CDS encoding penicillin-binding protein 1A has protein sequence MSFSTIRQLAKGKKPSSSEPSFQKGVLRVAGGTVLSLSLLASSIFAGGLVGLAISFRNLPDVRMLNTYAPTETSYIYDVKGRLLSRLHGEANREVVTLDRISPELKRAVMAIEDSHFYLHHGINPTSIGRAIWVNWKSGGVVEGASTLTMQLVKNIFLSSERTVSRKLSEAVLAIRVEQVFDKDEIMEMYLNNIYWGHNNYGAQTAAQSYFNKPASKLNLAEASMMAGLIQAPENYSPFTDYQKAKERQAVVLSRMADLGWITPQEAEAARKAPLGIGKPTSWQGSKLPYVTDTVMQELGEKFGKEATLKGGMRIQTTVDYFMQKQAQEVVQRGYKNLRGRGIYAKDLQVALVSVDPRTHFIKAIVGGTDYDKSQLNRVTQSHRQPGSSFKPFVYYTAFASGKFTPDSIVNDSPVSYRDGSGLYTPKNYGGGFSGAMPIRTALMQSRNIPAVVIGRKVGVDKVIEVCRRIGIKSPLQPVTSLPLGAGDITPLEMANAYATFASNGWYADPTIILQVTDSRGNILLDNTPKPQLVLDPWATASLTSVLQGVISGGTGRAANLGRPAAGKTGTTDNERNVWFVGYVPQLATAVWIGDDTNRALGKGVTGGGNAAPIWREFMQEALKGEPVKQFPAASKFPRPKAK, from the coding sequence GTGTCGTTTAGCACTATTCGACAACTGGCCAAAGGGAAGAAGCCCTCTTCTTCTGAGCCTTCATTTCAAAAAGGCGTTCTCAGAGTTGCCGGAGGAACCGTCCTCAGTCTCAGTTTATTAGCGAGTTCTATCTTTGCCGGAGGACTTGTCGGACTCGCCATCAGCTTTCGTAACCTTCCTGATGTACGGATGCTGAATACCTACGCCCCGACAGAAACCAGTTATATTTATGATGTCAAAGGGAGACTACTGTCCCGACTTCATGGAGAAGCTAACCGAGAGGTTGTCACCCTCGATCGCATTTCCCCTGAACTGAAACGGGCTGTAATGGCCATTGAAGACAGTCATTTTTACTTACATCATGGCATCAACCCCACCAGTATTGGTCGGGCCATCTGGGTTAACTGGAAAAGTGGCGGTGTGGTAGAAGGGGCATCAACCCTCACCATGCAGTTAGTCAAAAATATCTTCCTCTCCAGTGAGCGCACCGTCAGTCGCAAACTCTCGGAAGCCGTTTTGGCCATTCGGGTTGAACAGGTTTTTGACAAAGACGAAATTATGGAAATGTACCTCAATAACATCTATTGGGGTCACAACAATTATGGGGCCCAAACGGCTGCCCAAAGCTATTTTAATAAGCCAGCCTCTAAATTGAACCTAGCGGAAGCTTCCATGATGGCGGGTTTAATTCAAGCCCCAGAAAACTATAGTCCCTTTACCGACTATCAAAAAGCCAAAGAACGCCAGGCGGTTGTTCTCAGCCGTATGGCGGATTTAGGCTGGATCACCCCCCAAGAAGCAGAAGCAGCCCGTAAAGCCCCCTTAGGCATCGGTAAACCGACCTCATGGCAAGGCAGTAAACTACCTTATGTCACAGATACCGTGATGCAGGAGTTAGGGGAAAAGTTTGGCAAAGAAGCAACCCTGAAAGGCGGGATGCGAATTCAAACTACTGTTGATTACTTCATGCAAAAGCAGGCCCAAGAAGTAGTTCAGCGCGGCTATAAAAACCTACGGGGACGGGGAATTTATGCGAAAGATTTACAAGTCGCTTTAGTATCCGTTGATCCCCGTACCCACTTCATCAAGGCTATTGTTGGGGGTACTGATTATGATAAAAGTCAGTTAAATCGGGTGACTCAATCCCATCGTCAACCGGGATCATCTTTTAAACCCTTTGTTTACTATACTGCCTTTGCCAGTGGGAAATTTACCCCTGACTCTATCGTTAATGACAGTCCCGTTAGTTATCGTGATGGTAGTGGCCTTTATACCCCGAAAAACTACGGTGGTGGTTTTTCGGGGGCCATGCCTATCCGTACGGCTTTGATGCAGTCCCGTAATATTCCGGCGGTGGTCATTGGGCGCAAAGTGGGGGTTGATAAGGTGATTGAAGTTTGTCGCCGTATCGGCATTAAAAGTCCCTTACAACCCGTTACCTCCCTACCCTTGGGGGCGGGGGATATTACCCCGTTGGAAATGGCTAATGCCTATGCTACCTTTGCCAGTAACGGCTGGTATGCTGACCCGACCATTATTTTACAGGTCACGGATAGTCGGGGGAATATTTTATTAGATAATACCCCGAAACCCCAATTAGTCCTTGATCCTTGGGCAACGGCCTCCTTAACCTCTGTCTTACAAGGGGTAATTAGCGGGGGAACGGGAAGGGCCGCCAATCTTGGTCGTCCTGCTGCCGGAAAAACTGGGACTACTGATAATGAACGCAATGTCTGGTTTGTGGGCTATGTTCCTCAGTTGGCAACGGCTGTTTGGATCGGTGATGATACTAACCGCGCCCTAGGAAAAGGGGTGACAGGTGGGGGTAATGCTGCTCCTATTTGGCGAGAATTTATGCAGGAGGCCCTGAAAGGTGAACCTGTTAAACAATTCCCTGCTGCCTCTAAATTTCCCCGTCCTAAAGCCAAATAA